GATAGGTCCGTCGATAATTACCAACAACCTTATCCGTTGATAATAACCGGCCGAAGGACGACGGATATttctgtcggtaattaccggCGGATTTCaacaatccgtcgataattgATTACCGACGAAcaatttaccgacggatattttGCCGTCAAAAGTCTGTCGGTAAAAACATCATTACCGACGAATTATGGCTATTACCGACGGTTTTGACTGTCGGTAATTAACGTTTTCTGGTAGTGTGACACCTAAACAGCGGAGCACAACAACTCTAGGAACAGATAAATGAGGTGGAAAAATAAGCAGAACAAATCTTAGAACGAGCTTACTACGAAACCCTAACTGGAAGTACGAACATATGACTAGAGAGGGGAAGTATGAGCTGGAGAATACTTATATGGGAGCAAGAAAACGTGACTGAGCTAACTTAACCAAGTTTgggaccaaaccctagcagagaaaCGTTGCTGTTCTAAGAGAGGAAGGAGAAAGTTTTTCTGAAAAGTGGAGAAAATGAGAGTGTTAATTGGTTTAGGGGCTTTGGGGGACCCTATGGGCCAACCCCTAGGCTCAACTgatttggggcagcccttaaatATTGTGGCTGAATTAAGAGGGCCTTACagtttgggtatgaggatgggaTAAATTTTTTCTCTAGGGATAAGTATGGGATAACAAAACCCATCATCGCCCCACCTTGTTGTCATCCCTATCGCTCGCGTTGCATGACActtattttaaacatataacattaaaaacaatgttcttttatttttttttgtctactTGACCACTCGCGTCacatgacactcattttcaaatattaaatgtaaaaagGCTTCTGGTGTCTACTCGGCCGCATACGTCGCATGacgctaattttaaaaaaatgtaaacatgTAAAAGGcaactttaaaaaattgacaaaGTCAAGCCTTTTTAACAAATAACTATGTAACCCTAATTTATCATTTTGATTGAGAATATGTAGGACCAATGTTAATCttactaaaaaaacatttttgggcactaatttcttattttgggaaaaaaaataaatatgttaaaataaacacatgtttttgcaaatttaatttaagataCCGTATCTGAACGGACGATATAGGGCGCTAATACCTTTCCTACACGTAATTGACTCCCGAACCTAAAATCTGACTTTTAAagactatgtttttttttcatagattTTCGGAATAAACTACGGTGACGACTCTAAATCTTTCTTTCTAAACCATTTCTTTTTAGTTTATCGTCTAGTCACGATTTAGGTTGCGAcatctataaatattaatagaatttatttattaattgagaaataacaaatatattttcaatagatttttacatttttttttaaattgccTATTAATTTTAcgaatttcttataattttttgaaaaaaaatttgttgacaaaattgacaaaattattaaagtttgCCGAACAAAAacttatcaaaatattatttaccaTAATCTATAGTGAGGTCTGTTTTTGTGATTTGCATTGCCTAAAAATGTTAAAAGCAATTCTTTTCTATTCCATTTATTTAAATGGATGTTTTAAAATGTggagaaaaagtaaaagaagtCTCAATCTGCACATACGACTACAATAGAAGATCTGGCCGTTGAAACTTTTCTATCAACGTTAAACAATTGCCCAATTAGCAGTCCACGGATCGCAAAGATGAACCGTCGATCAATTCTCCTTCCAACGACGGAGATCGAAACTCAAAATTTGGAAGCATCTACAATAAATACCCGTATATCTCTCTTCCGAAAATCATTCCAAATCtaaaaaagcaaaacaaaaccCTACATTTTCAAATCCTCTTGCAAATTTTCTCTTCAGTCTAGTTCTAGTTCCAATTTGAGAATGTCTGGTCGTGGCAAGGGAGGAAAGGGATTGGGCAAGGGAGGTGCGAAGAGGCACCGGAAAGTGCTTCGCGACAACATTCAAGGCATAACGAAACCTGCAATTCGGCGATTGGCGAGAAGAGGTGGTGTGAAGAGGATTAGTGGATTGATATACGAGGAGACCAGGGGAGTGCTCAAGATATTTTTGGAGAATGTGATTCGTGATGCAGTGACTTATACTGAGCATGCTAGGAGGAAGACAGTTACGGCCATGGATGTGGTGTATGCTCTGAAGAGACAGGGAAGGACCCTTTATGGTTTTGGAGGCTAA
The nucleotide sequence above comes from Vigna unguiculata cultivar IT97K-499-35 unplaced genomic scaffold, ASM411807v1 contig_531, whole genome shotgun sequence. Encoded proteins:
- the LOC114172285 gene encoding histone H4, producing the protein MSGRGKGGKGLGKGGAKRHRKVLRDNIQGITKPAIRRLARRGGVKRISGLIYEETRGVLKIFLENVIRDAVTYTEHARRKTVTAMDVVYALKRQGRTLYGFGG